From Gimesia panareensis, the proteins below share one genomic window:
- a CDS encoding esterase-like activity of phytase family protein, whose product MLPLCLRRLFQSFCVLVLAWGSANSALAEEIELIGRVSLPGTTRDLSGLKGTVAKKYPRDLFGGISAIDYTGSGNRYLLLADRGPLDGAVSYPCRFHEVEIEIDPDKSPAITTRLLKTHLLKDIDGRSISGAAAKSDGPLPPLVERMDPEGIRCSPDHKLYISDEYGPAIYEVTEHGVVCGEMQIPGHFRIAVPHADADQEASLNSQGRQPNKGFEGLALTPDGRYLVAIAQAPLIQDSTPTGKGRKRKGQFSRLFVLDLKTGQNQQWAYPLTETKNGISEILAISPTEFLVLERDGDGGNEAHFKAVTHVDASEATDVSAISQLPHEGLPQGVKPVKVQPWLNLLDERFGLKGPQMPEKFEGLTFGPTLPDGRRTLVVAVDNDFETDVPTELFVFAIPTSKLHIAGR is encoded by the coding sequence ATGCTACCATTGTGTCTACGTCGACTGTTCCAGTCGTTCTGTGTCCTTGTTCTGGCGTGGGGGTCTGCCAACTCCGCACTGGCTGAGGAAATCGAATTGATCGGTCGTGTCTCATTGCCAGGCACGACGCGCGATCTCAGTGGTCTCAAAGGGACCGTGGCAAAGAAATATCCCCGCGATCTGTTTGGTGGAATTTCGGCGATTGATTACACGGGCTCCGGTAACCGTTATCTCTTGCTGGCAGACCGCGGACCCCTCGATGGGGCAGTCTCGTATCCCTGCCGATTCCATGAAGTGGAAATTGAAATCGATCCCGACAAATCGCCGGCCATCACGACACGCTTACTGAAAACACACCTGCTCAAAGACATCGACGGACGCAGCATCTCTGGGGCCGCAGCCAAATCAGACGGCCCTCTGCCCCCCTTAGTGGAACGAATGGATCCAGAGGGCATCCGCTGCTCACCCGACCATAAACTCTATATCTCTGACGAATATGGGCCTGCCATTTATGAAGTGACGGAGCATGGTGTTGTCTGCGGTGAAATGCAGATCCCGGGGCATTTCCGCATCGCCGTGCCGCACGCGGATGCCGATCAGGAAGCCAGTCTCAACAGCCAGGGGCGTCAGCCGAACAAAGGTTTCGAAGGGCTGGCCCTGACCCCGGATGGCCGCTACCTGGTCGCCATCGCCCAGGCCCCCCTGATTCAGGACAGCACCCCCACAGGCAAAGGGAGAAAACGCAAGGGACAATTTAGTCGGCTGTTTGTACTGGATCTGAAAACGGGCCAAAATCAGCAATGGGCTTACCCACTGACGGAAACGAAAAATGGCATCAGCGAAATTCTGGCCATCAGTCCCACTGAATTTCTGGTGCTCGAACGAGATGGTGACGGCGGAAACGAGGCGCACTTCAAGGCAGTGACCCACGTTGATGCGTCTGAAGCAACCGACGTTTCCGCGATCAGCCAACTCCCCCACGAGGGACTGCCCCAGGGAGTGAAGCCCGTCAAAGTCCAGCCCTGGCTGAATCTGCTGGATGAGCGTTTTGGGCTCAAAGGTCCACAGATGCCCGAGAAGTTTGAAGGTCTCACGTTCGGACCGACTCTGCCGGACGGCAGACGCACGCTGGTTGTGGCAGTCGACAACGACTTCGAAACCGACGTCCCGACCGAACTGTTTGTCTTCGCCATCCCGACCAGTAAACTGCACATTGCCGGCCGGTAA